A region of the Chitinophagaceae bacterium genome:
CAAGCGTTCTCTTTGTACAAAAGTGGGACGAAAAATTATGTCCATACCAAGATGATTATAATATATTTTTTGCAACTCAATTAATATCAGGGAAAGACAGTAGCGGCGAAAAAATGTACGAAACCGAAACCATAACAGAACACGGAATAGAAACCATAAAACAGAAAAAAGACCGCTACGGACACTCAATAGTAAAACACGACCTGTTTAATACAGACGGACTAACAAAAGACGGAATAGCAGAAGCATTTATACAATTTGCCGCAAAAGAGAAACTCAGTTTTTTTCAATAAACCCTTTCTGTGGTGATAATACAGAAAGGGGCAAACTAATAACGGCTGATTTCTTAATTAAAAATAATATTTCTACTGATGGTTTAATTTTTAGTAGTTATCACTTACCTTACAATCATAAACTAAAACAATTTAGTCGTGATTTAAGAAATAAAAGTGAATTGTCGGAAATATTACTTTGGAATGAATTAAAAGCAGGTAAAATGTACGGTTATACTTTTAATCGTCAAAAACCTATTCTTAATTTTATTGCCGATTTTTATTGCAAGCCGCTTAATTTAGTTATTGAAATAGACGGCGCAAGTCATTTTTCGGAAGAGGCAATTGCAAAAGACAAAGAACGTGATAGACAAATGAATGTCATAGGGCTAAGAGTTTTGCGGATTTTAGATAGTGATGTAAGAAAGGATATGCAAAATGTATTGAGGGTGATAGAAATTGCTGTTCTGACTCCCCCTAACCCCCTCAAAGAGGGGGAACAAACTCCTCCTTTTAAAAAAGGGGAACAAACTCCTCCTTTTAAAGAGGGGGAACAAACTCCTCCTTTTAAAGAGGGGGAACAAACTCCCCCTTTTAAAAAAGGGGAACAAACTCCTCCTTTTAAAGAGGGGGAACAAACTCCCCCTTTTAAAAAAGNNNNNNNNNNNNNNNNNNNNNNNNNNNNNNNNNNNNNNNNNNNNNNNNNNNNNNNNNNNNNNNNNNNNNNNNNNNNNNNNNNNNNNNNNNNNNNNNNNNNGGGGCTGGGGGGAT
Encoded here:
- a CDS encoding DUF559 domain-containing protein is translated as MSEILLWNELKAGKMYGYTFNRQKPILNFIADFYCKPLNLVIEIDGASHFSEEAIAKDKERDRQMNVIGLRVLRILDSDVRKDMQNVLRVIEIAVLTPPNPLKEGEQTPPFKKGEQTPPFKEGEQTPPFKEGEQTPPFKKGEQTPPFKEGEQTPPFKK